The genomic window TGCGGAAGTCGCTCTGCATTTCTCGCAAGGCCACGCGGTCCTGCGGCCGTTTGGGGCCGGCCAAGCTGGGTTCGATCGTGCTGAGGTCCAGCGACAGCGATTTGGTGTAGGTCAGCGGTGCGTCGTCGTCGCTGCGGAACAGGCCTTGTTCCTTGCAGTAACGTTCGACCAGTTGGACCTGTTTCTCGTCGCGGCCGGTCATCCGCATGTATTGCAGCGTGACGTCATCGACGGGGAAGAAGCCCATCGTGGCCCCGTATTCGGGCGCCATGTTGGCCAGCGTAGCGCGGTCCGCGAGGCTCATGTGAGACACGCCGGGGCCGAAGAATTCGACGAATTTTCCGACCACGCCTTCGGCCCGCAGGACCTCGGTCACCCGCAGCACCAAGTCGGTGGCCGTGGCGCCGGTGGGCAGCGAGCCGGTCAGCTCAAAGCCGACCACTTCGGGCATCAGCATGTACAGCGGTTGGCCCAGCATGTTGGCTTCGGCTTCGATACCGCCGACGCCCCAGCCCAGTACGCCCAGGCCGTTGATCATCGTGGTGTGGCTGTCGGTACCGACCAGCGTGTCGGGCATGGCCACCATTTCGTCGCCGACCTTACGCAGCGAAACGACACTGGCCAGGTATTCCAGATTGACCTGGTGCACGATGCCCACGTTGGGCGGCACGACGCGGAAGTTGGCGAATGCCTGTTGACCCCATTTGAGGAATTCGTAGCGTTCGCGGTTGCGCTGGAATTCGATATCGACGTTGCGTTTGAGGGCGTCGGCGGAGCCGAAGAAATCGACTTGGACGCTATGGTCGATGACCAGGTCGACGGGGATCAGCGGATTGATTTTTTCCGGATCGCCGCCCAAACGCTGCATGGCGCTCCGCATGGCGGCCAAATCTACGACGGCCGGTACGCCGGTGAAGTCCTGCAGAACCACGCGAGATGGCTTGAAGGGAATTTCCTGTTTCTCCGGCGCAGCCGCGTTCCAGCTGGCCAGATTACGGACGTCTTGTTCGGTGACTGCGAAACCATCACAGTTGCGCAGCACCGCTTCCAGCAGAATACGGATCGAGAAAGGCAACTTGCTGATCTCGCCCAAGCCAGCCTCTTGCAGGCGGCTGAGGCGGTAGATCACAGCGGGGCCATTACCAGAATCAAACGTATCGCGGGCACCAAATGGATCAGAACTCACAAGCAAACCACCTTATGTCGAACGGGCTGTAAAGATGGCCTATTCTAGCGATTGCTGTTGGGCTGCGAATAGCCTGCCGAATCGTAAAGTGTTGGAAAACGGCGGCGAGTTCGTCCCTAATGGTGGTGATTATTTTTTGCGATGGCGAATTTTGGCACGCATCCGACGCTTCTTACGACCCACTTTGCGACGACCTTTGCCTGTCTTTTTCGTACCCATCCAGCCACTAACTCCCAAAAATAATCGGATTTCAGGCGTGGAACCGCCACGCCGCGAACCTCGGATACTAACAAAAATACCGGCAAACACAATGCCAAGGCAAATTGACCGGTCGGCGGGCCGTGAGTGGGCGGCAGAACGTAGCCGAACTCGCCAGAGTTTGGAGATTCCGTCGATCTGTCCAAAGTCTGGCGGCGAACGATTATGATGGACCTCGAGCGGTTACCTCAAAACAGTACGACAAAGAGAGTTTTTATGGCGATTCCGGATTGGGCGGTCGAGCAACTGAAGCGGCAACTGAACGACGTGGCGTCTCAGCTGAAAAACCCCGAAGCGGTGCAGCAACTGCGTGATCGAGCGACCGAATTCCTGCACGAACTGCCGCAAACCGCCAAGGGCGTCTGGCAGCAGGCCCGCGAAGGTGTCCAGCCCGGCCGCACACGCAGTCAGGTTTCTCCCATGGGGGCCGCGGTGATCAACGCCACGGGAGCCTTCTGCGGAGGTCCCATCGGCGGGGTGCCCCTGGCGGCCGCCGCCGTGGATGCCGGCGTGGAGTCGTTGACGTCCTTCCGCACTGCCCTGCAGGATTCACCGGACTGGTTCCAACGAGAAGCGTCGCGGGTCGCCAAACGGATCGGCTGCGAACGGCTGTTGGCGGCCAGTCACGTGGAGTCCGCGCTGTTGGTGCTGGCCGACGTTGCCAAGAAACGGCAAGCCAAAGTGTTTGTGCCGCGGTGCTGCGCGGTGGGGCTGGGCGACGGCATGTCCTTGCCCGATCTGCTGACCGTCGCCGGAGCCGAAGTGCGGGAAATCGGTTCCAGCGAGGGACTCAACGCGGCCGATTGGCGGCGAGCCGCCGCCGGCGCCAACGATATCCTGGTGGTTTCCGGCGACCCCAAGCAACTGGAACTGCCGCCCGCCGACGTGGAGTGTTTGCTGGTCAGCGTGGTGACCTGGGGCACGGTAGAGCCGCTGGGACCGTCGGTCACGCCGCTGCCACCTACCTTCGGCGACTTGCTGAAGGGCGCCTGCGACGTGGTAATCACCTCGGCCGCGGGGCTGTTGGGCGGCCCCGAGTGTGGGCTGGTGATGGGCGATCGGCAGGCCGTCGGTGAGATCGCGGCCAGCCCGTTGTGGTCGATCGTGGAAGCGCCGGCAAGCACCCAAGCGATGTTGGTCGCCGCCTTGGAG from Roseimaritima ulvae includes these protein-coding regions:
- a CDS encoding PLP-dependent aminotransferase family protein — encoded protein: MAIPDWAVEQLKRQLNDVASQLKNPEAVQQLRDRATEFLHELPQTAKGVWQQAREGVQPGRTRSQVSPMGAAVINATGAFCGGPIGGVPLAAAAVDAGVESLTSFRTALQDSPDWFQREASRVAKRIGCERLLAASHVESALLVLADVAKKRQAKVFVPRCCAVGLGDGMSLPDLLTVAGAEVREIGSSEGLNAADWRRAAAGANDILVVSGDPKQLELPPADVECLLVSVVTWGTVEPLGPSVTPLPPTFGDLLKGACDVVITSAAGLLGGPECGLVMGDRQAVGEIAASPLWSIVEAPASTQAMLVAALEQPSPLAGLLETSIENLRHRADNLATRLAAAGEGEDEGGSIKQCLLTDYPARLAVGAPYEVSSRQLRLRHASLSAQQWAAKLIEQSPAILAKVEDDVLVVDLRWVDVSQDSALALGLTGS